Proteins co-encoded in one Cytophagia bacterium CHB2 genomic window:
- a CDS encoding DUF72 domain-containing protein — MTNLSYYLGCPIWSNKNWVGEFFTREAKPPDFLQQYASVFNTVEGNTTFYALPKPASVQKWREETPPAFKFCFKFPRLLSHDLRLQDAEAGTQ; from the coding sequence ATGACAAACTTATCCTACTACCTCGGCTGCCCGATCTGGAGCAACAAAAACTGGGTCGGCGAATTTTTTACGAGAGAGGCAAAGCCGCCCGATTTTCTGCAACAATATGCCTCCGTGTTCAACACGGTGGAGGGCAACACCACGTTTTACGCCCTGCCGAAACCGGCCAGCGTGCAAAAATGGCGCGAGGAAACGCCGCCGGCCTTCAAATTCTGCTTCAAGTTTCCGCGCCTGCTCAGCCACGATTTGCGTTTGCAGGACGCCGAAGCCGGGACGCAG